The following coding sequences are from one Paenibacillus tundrae window:
- the addB gene encoding helicase-exonuclease AddAB subunit AddB — protein MSVRFVIGRAGSGKSALVTREITTLLQQEPQGNPLILLVPEQSSFRTEQALVSSGMIKGSMRAEVLGFRRLAYRVMQEAGGSARIPIGAEGKKMLLYKVLQRRKEELKLFGASSSQLGFISHLNNLYGEFKRYELDPASLGDGVSMWNASSSAPILGDKLHDLLLIYRDYEQELTDLYIDDEDTLSELTERLSEGTMLKDSQIWIDGFQGFTPQELSVIGRLMLQSSNVTIALTLDRPYEHGALPNDLDLFYPTASAYARLKGMADDLGVPSETMILQPGVAPRYEGSPGLAHLEAGFDRRVRWRSEGRDSGIKLYAAENRRAELEGALREMRRLAQDEGARYREMAVLVRQLDAYADIAEPLFRDYNIPVFLDRRRSELHHPLAEFIRSALDVVRRRWRYEDVFRCVKTDLLLPRDGSVSREDMDQLENYILACGIHGYRWTDGKPWKYVPSLSLEDNGQENRSRGREQMLSLMEKCRTVITDPMGAFEKRMSKAKTAKEQCAALYNLLEDAEIPWKLEAMSTEATAQGDPERSREHRQMWGAVLDLLDQMVDMMGAERLDLDLFAGLIETGLTELKLGLVPPALDQVLVGSMDRTRLQDIKYVFILGAVDGELPAVPQEDGVLTEQERLLLTERGLPLGPGATRQMLDERFLIYTALTSASDQLWLSYPVADDEGKSLLPSEIVRHVRNMFGKQEQPLLTEPQGSVALQNHWAYVRHPEQSLSTLIGQLRRWRRGEDIPELWWAVYNWHASQESSKPLLDRLLGSVFYRNRALPLRTSTSRRLYGTEVRTSVSRMERFVACPFSHFASHGLRLKDRQLYRLQAPDIGQLFHAALSQLAMRLREENRSWGSLSPEQCRQEAEQTVEQIAPQLQGEILLSTKRYGYIFRKLKEIVSRASVILGEQSRRGSYEPIGLELDFGPGKPLPPLRFELENGCVMEIVGRIDRVDVAEGENGLLLRVIDYKSSQTDLKLHEVYYGLSLQMLTYLEVLLSAAEEWLGESAMPGGTLYFHVHNPLLQSSNGMTSEQAGQELLKRFKMKGLLLADRDNIAQMDHTLEKGYSAIIPVALKADGSFYSSAAVATPEQWDTLLATVRSNIREIGTRITDGDVGIEPYRIQQEVACTFCPYKPVCQFDENIEGNEYNLLSRPGKQQIWELLSHNKGGETL, from the coding sequence ATGTCCGTACGCTTCGTTATTGGCCGGGCAGGCAGTGGCAAGAGTGCCCTGGTTACCCGGGAAATTACTACCCTGCTTCAACAGGAGCCACAGGGGAATCCCCTTATTTTACTAGTACCTGAACAGAGTTCATTCCGTACAGAGCAAGCACTCGTCTCTTCTGGCATGATCAAAGGATCTATGCGCGCTGAAGTGCTTGGTTTCCGAAGACTAGCTTACCGTGTCATGCAGGAGGCTGGTGGTTCGGCGCGTATTCCAATCGGTGCTGAAGGTAAGAAGATGCTGCTCTATAAAGTACTGCAACGGCGTAAGGAAGAGTTGAAATTATTTGGTGCTTCAAGCAGTCAATTAGGCTTTATTAGTCATCTGAACAACCTATATGGTGAATTTAAACGTTATGAGCTTGATCCTGCATCGCTGGGAGACGGAGTTTCCATGTGGAATGCCTCTTCGTCAGCACCGATATTGGGAGATAAGCTTCATGATCTGCTTTTAATATATCGTGATTATGAACAGGAATTAACGGATCTCTACATTGATGATGAAGATACGCTCAGCGAATTGACTGAACGGTTATCTGAAGGCACGATGCTGAAAGATTCTCAGATTTGGATAGATGGGTTTCAGGGATTTACTCCACAGGAACTGAGTGTGATTGGAAGACTGATGTTGCAGTCTTCTAATGTTACGATTGCATTGACGTTAGATCGCCCATACGAGCATGGTGCACTTCCTAACGATTTGGATCTGTTCTATCCCACAGCGAGTGCTTATGCACGTCTCAAAGGCATGGCTGATGACTTAGGTGTGCCGAGCGAAACGATGATTCTTCAGCCAGGGGTTGCGCCAAGATATGAAGGAAGCCCGGGATTAGCGCATTTGGAAGCGGGGTTCGATCGTAGAGTTCGCTGGAGAAGTGAAGGGCGTGATTCTGGTATTAAGTTGTATGCAGCCGAGAACCGTCGTGCGGAACTGGAAGGTGCGCTACGGGAAATGAGACGTTTGGCTCAAGATGAGGGTGCGCGTTACCGTGAGATGGCTGTGTTGGTTCGTCAGTTAGATGCTTATGCAGATATTGCCGAGCCGTTGTTCCGAGATTATAACATCCCTGTCTTCTTGGATCGCAGACGAAGTGAGCTGCATCATCCGCTCGCGGAGTTTATTCGTTCAGCACTGGATGTTGTTCGTCGTCGCTGGCGTTACGAAGATGTGTTTCGTTGTGTCAAAACAGATCTCCTCCTGCCTCGGGATGGTTCAGTGAGCCGTGAGGACATGGATCAACTCGAGAATTACATCCTAGCTTGTGGTATTCACGGATACCGCTGGACAGACGGCAAACCTTGGAAGTATGTGCCTAGCTTGTCGCTGGAGGACAACGGTCAGGAAAATCGGAGCCGTGGACGTGAACAAATGTTATCGTTGATGGAAAAGTGCCGCACGGTTATTACAGATCCAATGGGTGCTTTTGAGAAGCGAATGAGCAAGGCAAAGACAGCCAAGGAACAGTGTGCTGCATTATACAATTTACTTGAAGATGCGGAGATTCCATGGAAGCTGGAGGCGATGTCCACCGAGGCCACCGCTCAAGGTGATCCGGAACGTTCACGCGAGCATCGACAAATGTGGGGAGCCGTTCTAGATCTGCTTGATCAGATGGTCGATATGATGGGAGCCGAGCGTCTGGACTTGGATTTGTTTGCTGGATTAATTGAGACAGGACTAACGGAGCTTAAATTGGGTCTGGTTCCACCTGCATTAGATCAGGTATTGGTTGGTTCGATGGATCGGACGCGTCTGCAAGATATCAAGTATGTATTTATTCTTGGAGCAGTGGATGGAGAACTCCCGGCTGTACCTCAAGAGGATGGTGTATTGACTGAGCAGGAACGACTTTTGTTAACAGAAAGAGGTTTGCCTCTGGGGCCTGGAGCGACCAGACAAATGCTGGACGAGCGTTTTCTGATATATACCGCCTTAACATCAGCTAGTGACCAACTGTGGCTAAGTTACCCTGTCGCGGATGATGAAGGGAAGTCGCTGCTACCTTCGGAGATTGTAAGACATGTGCGGAACATGTTTGGTAAACAGGAGCAGCCTCTTCTGACTGAACCTCAGGGATCAGTCGCTTTACAGAATCATTGGGCCTATGTTCGTCATCCGGAACAGAGCTTATCTACGTTAATTGGACAATTGCGCAGATGGCGCCGCGGTGAGGACATTCCAGAATTATGGTGGGCCGTGTATAACTGGCATGCTTCGCAAGAAAGCAGCAAACCGCTATTGGACCGATTACTGGGATCCGTCTTTTATCGTAACCGGGCGTTACCACTTCGCACATCCACTAGTCGGAGATTGTACGGTACGGAAGTTCGCACAAGTGTCTCCCGGATGGAACGGTTTGTAGCATGCCCATTCTCTCACTTTGCTTCTCATGGATTACGCTTGAAGGATCGCCAGCTTTACCGTCTTCAAGCACCAGATATCGGTCAATTATTTCATGCTGCACTCAGTCAGTTGGCGATGCGCTTGCGTGAAGAAAATCGTAGCTGGGGGAGTTTATCGCCAGAGCAATGCCGACAAGAGGCAGAGCAGACGGTGGAGCAGATTGCTCCACAGCTTCAAGGAGAAATTTTGCTTAGCACCAAACGGTATGGTTACATTTTCCGCAAGTTGAAGGAGATTGTCAGCAGAGCTTCCGTTATTCTGGGAGAACAGTCTAGACGAGGAAGTTATGAACCGATCGGGCTTGAGCTTGATTTTGGACCAGGCAAGCCTTTGCCGCCGTTACGTTTTGAACTGGAAAATGGTTGTGTGATGGAGATTGTCGGTCGAATTGACCGCGTAGATGTTGCTGAAGGGGAAAATGGACTTCTACTACGAGTCATAGACTATAAGTCAAGTCAGACGGATCTCAAGCTACACGAAGTGTATTATGGTCTGTCACTACAGATGCTTACGTATCTGGAAGTGTTACTTAGTGCGGCTGAAGAATGGTTGGGTGAATCTGCCATGCCGGGCGGCACGCTGTATTTCCATGTGCATAATCCGCTACTGCAATCTTCCAATGGCATGACCTCGGAGCAAGCAGGACAAGAGCTGCTGAAACGCTTCAAAATGAAAGGACTATTGCTCGCAGACCGAGATAACATTGCTCAAATGGATCATACCTTGGAAAAAGGGTATTCTGCGATTATTCCTGTTGCACTGAAAGCAGATGGTAGTTTTTACAGCAGTGCAGCTGTAGCTACACCTGAGCAATGGGACACATTGCTTGCAACCGTACGAAGCAACATTCGAGAGATTGGTACACGGATTACGGACGGGGACGTGGGCATCGAGCCTTATCGTATCCAACAGGAAGTTGCATGTACCTTCTGTCCGTATAAGCCAGTCTGTCAGTTTGATGAGAATATAGAAGGTAATGAATATAATCTGTTATCAAGACCAGGCAAACAGCAAATATGGGAGTTGTTATCTCACAACAAGGGAGGGGAAACGTTATGA
- a CDS encoding class I SAM-dependent rRNA methyltransferase: MPSVTLERSRKKRLEHAHPWIFNNEIASVDGNPEPGDLVNVLNHQGRYLATGYYNPASQITVRVVSYQPLDFAQMDTAFFTARFQDCLRHRERFIQDGEAYRLVYGEADFLPGLIVDRFGSILVVQLLTLGMDRCREAIVQALIEVMQPEGIYERSDVSIRELEGLEQIKGPLYGECPRHVTVTENGLLIKVDIVEGQKTGYFFDQRENRAAIEPLMKGWGYKSGIRLEQVEQDGSEQRLPVNKSGKVVTFPYWDGATVLECFSHTGSFTLNACKYGAKKVTCLDISEHAIESARTNVELNGFTDRVEFVVADAFQYLREQVKGLEDRNVRARAGEQKVDTSKALAAGGGKSFDVVILDPPAFAKTKSAVKGACRGYKDINLHGMRLVNEGGYLVTASCSYHMRPDLFLETIADAAEDAGKVLRLIEWKAAGKDHPQILGVDEGHYLKFAIFEVRSKTK; the protein is encoded by the coding sequence TTGCCATCGGTTACCCTAGAACGCAGTCGCAAAAAGCGGCTGGAACATGCACATCCATGGATCTTTAACAATGAAATTGCCTCAGTTGACGGAAATCCAGAGCCTGGAGATCTAGTTAATGTATTAAATCATCAAGGTCGCTACCTAGCGACAGGGTATTACAATCCTGCATCACAAATTACTGTACGGGTTGTATCCTACCAACCGTTAGATTTTGCTCAGATGGATACAGCGTTCTTTACAGCACGTTTCCAGGATTGCTTACGCCATCGTGAACGTTTCATCCAAGACGGAGAAGCGTATCGCTTGGTTTATGGTGAAGCGGATTTTTTACCTGGGTTGATCGTTGACCGCTTCGGCAGCATACTTGTGGTACAGCTATTGACACTGGGGATGGATCGTTGTCGTGAGGCGATTGTCCAAGCACTGATTGAAGTGATGCAGCCTGAGGGCATTTACGAGCGGAGCGATGTGTCTATTCGTGAGCTGGAAGGCTTGGAGCAGATTAAAGGTCCTCTATACGGAGAGTGCCCACGTCATGTGACCGTAACAGAAAACGGTTTGCTCATTAAAGTAGATATCGTGGAAGGTCAGAAAACAGGCTATTTCTTCGATCAGCGTGAGAACCGTGCAGCGATCGAACCCTTAATGAAGGGCTGGGGCTACAAAAGCGGTATCCGTCTTGAACAAGTGGAGCAGGATGGTAGTGAGCAACGGTTGCCTGTTAACAAAAGTGGTAAAGTTGTAACATTTCCTTATTGGGATGGTGCGACGGTACTGGAGTGTTTCTCACATACAGGCAGCTTCACGTTGAATGCTTGTAAGTATGGAGCGAAGAAAGTAACGTGTCTGGACATTTCAGAGCATGCGATCGAAAGTGCTAGAACGAATGTGGAGTTGAACGGATTCACTGATCGAGTTGAATTTGTTGTAGCAGATGCTTTCCAATACCTGCGTGAACAGGTTAAAGGACTCGAAGATCGGAATGTACGTGCACGTGCAGGCGAGCAAAAAGTAGACACTTCCAAAGCGCTCGCTGCTGGCGGAGGTAAATCGTTTGACGTGGTTATCCTTGATCCACCGGCGTTTGCCAAAACGAAATCAGCAGTCAAAGGTGCATGCCGTGGATACAAGGACATCAATCTTCATGGTATGAGACTCGTCAATGAGGGTGGATATCTTGTAACGGCAAGCTGTTCATATCACATGCGCCCAGACCTTTTCCTCGAAACAATCGCAGATGCGGCTGAAGATGCTGGCAAAGTGCTTCGCCTCATTGAGTGGAAGGCAGCAGGCAAGGATCACCCACAGATTTTGGGTGTAGATGAAGGACATTACCTGAAATTTGCGATCTTCGAGGTTCGCAGTAAAACAAAATAA
- a CDS encoding Na/Pi cotransporter family protein, with product MFREVVFPLLYGLVIFFAGMKVMEMSLQRMAGPMLAGWLNRATSAPWKGMAFSAGATALLQSSTAVTVLTIGLANARIITYGRTLGIILGTNIGTCLTTELVGLQIGRAALPLLVLSLLGWATFVVLAERNRAAPEETKRTLFHIQCSFLAAAGFALVMTGIQVMQSIAVPLRSMGVFQWFLDRSADSLWWGFLAGACLTALIHSSAAVISMAITLAATGVLPVEIGIAIVIGSNVGTCITAVLAAAGGASAGKFVAAAHVVLNVAGALLFMPLIDQLHAASAWLSADHGAQIAHAQTLFNIICSLLALPLCYLPIWHKKPPVSAPSAKSPVA from the coding sequence ATGTTCAGAGAAGTTGTGTTTCCTTTATTATATGGGCTTGTTATCTTCTTTGCTGGCATGAAGGTCATGGAAATGTCGCTACAGCGCATGGCTGGACCTATGCTCGCCGGGTGGCTTAACCGCGCCACTTCTGCCCCATGGAAAGGGATGGCTTTTAGTGCAGGCGCAACTGCACTGCTTCAGAGCAGTACCGCCGTTACCGTGCTCACCATTGGTCTTGCCAATGCAAGAATCATCACCTATGGACGCACGCTTGGGATTATTTTAGGTACAAATATCGGAACCTGTCTAACCACCGAGCTTGTTGGATTACAGATTGGACGTGCTGCACTACCTCTACTCGTTCTTTCCCTGCTTGGCTGGGCTACTTTTGTTGTCCTTGCAGAACGCAATCGGGCGGCTCCCGAAGAAACCAAGCGAACGCTTTTTCATATACAATGCAGTTTTTTGGCAGCAGCAGGATTCGCACTCGTCATGACAGGCATTCAGGTCATGCAATCCATTGCAGTTCCACTCCGAAGCATGGGTGTATTCCAATGGTTTTTGGATCGCTCCGCGGATAGCCTATGGTGGGGATTCCTTGCAGGAGCCTGTCTGACAGCACTAATTCACAGCAGTGCAGCTGTCATCAGCATGGCTATAACACTTGCCGCGACAGGTGTGTTACCCGTAGAGATTGGCATTGCCATTGTGATCGGCTCCAATGTGGGCACATGCATCACAGCCGTTCTTGCTGCCGCTGGCGGAGCATCCGCAGGCAAATTCGTCGCAGCCGCGCATGTCGTATTAAACGTGGCGGGTGCACTACTTTTCATGCCGCTCATTGATCAGCTTCATGCAGCTTCAGCTTGGCTGTCCGCGGATCACGGAGCACAGATCGCCCATGCACAGACCTTGTTTAACATCATATGCTCTCTATTAGCTCTACCCTTATGTTATTTACCAATCTGGCACAAAAAACCACCGGTTTCCGCCCCTTCGGCGAAATCACCCGTGGCATAG
- a CDS encoding NUDIX hydrolase: MNKKEISAGGVVYRKDDDGKLQIQLIVDRYGKTTLAKGKMEPGETIEQTALREILEETGMVGRIVEPVDVIAYTYQHAEFGPVDKEVHYYLVEAESGDMQPQIEEIKGVDWYTPEEAWSRQESNGYDNNDSILRDALNKLGINV, from the coding sequence ATGAACAAAAAAGAAATTTCAGCAGGTGGCGTTGTTTATCGCAAAGACGATGACGGAAAACTACAGATCCAATTGATTGTGGATCGTTACGGGAAAACGACATTGGCTAAGGGCAAAATGGAACCAGGCGAAACGATTGAGCAGACAGCGCTGCGCGAGATATTAGAAGAGACAGGCATGGTTGGACGAATTGTTGAACCTGTCGACGTTATCGCCTATACGTACCAACATGCAGAGTTCGGTCCGGTAGACAAGGAAGTTCACTATTATTTAGTGGAGGCAGAGAGTGGCGATATGCAGCCTCAGATTGAAGAAATTAAAGGCGTAGATTGGTATACACCTGAGGAAGCATGGTCCAGACAGGAAAGTAACGGCTATGACAACAATGACAGCATTCTACGTGATGCACTGAACAAACTAGGCATTAACGTTTAA
- the mtaB gene encoding tRNA (N(6)-L-threonylcarbamoyladenosine(37)-C(2))-methylthiotransferase MtaB: protein MPSVAFYTLGCKVNFYDTEAIWQLFKNEGYDQVDFDEQTADVYLINTCTVTNTGDKKSRQIIRRAIRRNPDAIVAVTGCYAQTSPAEILDIPGVDLVIGTQDRDKILPYVREIQESRQPVNAVRNIMKTRVFEEMDVPDFADRTRAFLKIQDGCNNFCTFCIIPWSRGLSRSRESNSIVQQAHQLVHAGYKEIVLTGIHTGGYGDDMENYDLTDLLWDLDKVEGLERIRISSIEASQIDDRMLDVIKRSDKLVRHFHIPLQAGDDAVLKRMRRKYTTEEFYNKMLRIREAMPDVAITTDVIVGFPGETDEMFRNGYELMKKIGFSEMHVFPYSKRTGTPAARMEDQVDEEVKNARVHELIDLSEQMQLAYAQQFVGQVLDVIPEGEAKGREGSGKLQGYSDNYIQLVFDGSQDMIGKVCRVKLTEAGVNESQATLVRVLEDQLKSAAM from the coding sequence ATGCCATCCGTGGCGTTTTACACCTTAGGCTGCAAAGTTAACTTTTATGATACAGAAGCAATCTGGCAACTGTTCAAGAACGAAGGATACGATCAAGTGGACTTTGATGAACAGACGGCCGATGTATACTTAATTAATACTTGTACAGTGACGAATACAGGTGACAAAAAAAGCCGTCAAATTATTCGTCGTGCCATTCGTCGGAATCCGGATGCCATTGTGGCAGTAACTGGCTGTTACGCTCAGACCTCTCCTGCCGAGATTCTAGATATTCCAGGAGTAGACCTGGTTATCGGAACACAAGATCGGGATAAAATTTTGCCGTATGTTAGAGAAATTCAGGAATCCCGCCAACCGGTAAACGCGGTACGTAACATTATGAAGACACGTGTGTTTGAAGAAATGGATGTGCCTGATTTTGCTGATCGTACGCGTGCCTTCCTGAAAATTCAGGATGGATGTAATAACTTCTGCACATTCTGTATCATTCCGTGGTCGCGTGGTCTGTCTCGTAGCCGGGAATCAAACAGTATTGTTCAACAGGCTCATCAATTGGTGCATGCGGGCTACAAAGAAATTGTGCTTACAGGTATCCATACTGGTGGATATGGTGACGACATGGAAAACTACGACTTAACCGATCTGCTCTGGGATCTGGATAAAGTCGAAGGTCTGGAACGTATTCGTATTAGCTCCATTGAAGCTAGCCAGATCGATGATCGTATGCTGGATGTGATTAAACGTTCGGATAAATTAGTTCGTCACTTCCATATTCCGCTGCAAGCAGGGGACGATGCAGTGTTGAAACGGATGCGCCGTAAATATACAACCGAAGAGTTCTACAATAAAATGCTCCGCATTCGTGAAGCTATGCCGGATGTAGCCATTACGACAGATGTTATTGTAGGCTTCCCGGGTGAAACGGATGAGATGTTCCGTAACGGCTATGAACTGATGAAGAAGATCGGTTTCTCCGAAATGCACGTATTCCCTTATTCCAAACGTACCGGAACGCCGGCAGCACGTATGGAAGATCAGGTGGATGAAGAAGTGAAAAATGCCCGTGTACATGAATTGATCGATCTGTCTGAACAGATGCAGTTGGCTTATGCACAGCAATTCGTGGGACAAGTATTGGATGTTATTCCTGAGGGAGAAGCCAAAGGTCGCGAAGGCAGTGGTAAACTGCAAGGATACAGCGATAATTACATTCAATTGGTATTCGATGGTTCCCAGGATATGATCGGTAAAGTATGCCGCGTGAAGCTTACTGAAGCTGGCGTTAATGAGAGCCAGGCTACGTTGGTTCGTGTATTGGAAGATCAACTGAAGTCTGCGGCGATGTAA
- a CDS encoding RsmE family RNA methyltransferase has translation MQRYFVSEEQFQERSVVITGDDARHISKVMRGKPGDKLIVSDGRTREALVEIEGIEAGEVTTNIVEPLEMDHEARIRVTVAQSLPKGDKMETVIQRCTEIGAVAFVPFLSERTIVQYDAKKESKRLERWGKIAKEAAEQSHRNRIPSIEQPLSWKGLLSSFEGYDLVCYCYEKENGKQLRDALKPFVEKLAPDASANVLIVVGPEGGFSEKETLEADQAGAVSVGLGKRILRAETAGMAALTCVLYESGEMGGM, from the coding sequence ATGCAGCGTTATTTTGTATCTGAAGAACAATTCCAAGAGCGTTCGGTTGTAATCACAGGGGATGATGCGCGCCATATCAGTAAGGTTATGCGCGGCAAACCTGGAGATAAACTAATTGTCAGTGACGGACGTACCAGAGAAGCTCTGGTGGAGATTGAAGGCATAGAAGCTGGTGAAGTGACAACGAATATTGTGGAGCCTCTGGAGATGGATCATGAGGCTCGTATTCGTGTAACGGTAGCTCAAAGTTTGCCTAAAGGTGACAAGATGGAAACGGTCATTCAGCGATGCACTGAGATCGGAGCGGTAGCGTTTGTTCCTTTTCTCTCGGAACGGACGATCGTGCAATATGATGCCAAGAAGGAAAGCAAACGACTAGAGCGGTGGGGGAAAATTGCCAAGGAAGCTGCTGAGCAGAGCCATCGCAACCGTATTCCGTCCATTGAGCAGCCGCTTTCTTGGAAAGGGCTGTTGTCTTCTTTTGAGGGATATGATCTGGTATGCTATTGTTATGAGAAAGAAAACGGCAAGCAACTGCGCGATGCGCTAAAACCTTTCGTAGAAAAGCTTGCACCTGATGCTTCGGCTAATGTGTTGATTGTGGTAGGTCCAGAAGGCGGATTCTCGGAGAAGGAGACGCTGGAAGCTGATCAGGCTGGCGCTGTATCGGTTGGACTAGGCAAACGGATTTTGCGTGCAGAGACGGCTGGAATGGCCGCGCTGACTTGTGTTTTATACGAATCTGGAGAAATGGGGGGAATGTAA
- a CDS encoding site-2 protease family protein — protein MDFLNSLFRYPLDQLPFFLLTILIAFTVHEFAHAYFANKFGDPTAKLLGRVTLNPVVHFDLLGVIMLLIAGFGWARPVPVNRANFDHPRRMSLIVSLAGPLSNLLLAIIGTIVFATLVGTGVMHNIANERLYTAIATFFFMFNLTNFFLFLFNLIPLPPLDGYRVLEELLPPSISRKLQGVEQWSILIFLLILIVPPLRDVTINPLYMLAYSMYDDFGNLIRGLF, from the coding sequence ATGGATTTTCTTAATTCGCTCTTTCGTTACCCATTAGATCAGTTACCGTTCTTCTTACTAACAATTCTGATTGCTTTTACGGTGCACGAGTTTGCACATGCGTATTTTGCCAATAAGTTTGGAGATCCAACAGCGAAACTGTTAGGGAGAGTAACGCTTAATCCGGTTGTGCATTTTGATCTATTGGGCGTAATAATGCTATTGATCGCTGGTTTTGGTTGGGCTCGGCCTGTACCTGTGAATCGAGCTAACTTCGATCATCCGCGGAGAATGAGTTTGATTGTCTCCTTGGCGGGTCCGTTGAGTAATTTGTTGCTTGCGATCATTGGTACCATCGTATTCGCTACGCTTGTGGGTACTGGAGTTATGCATAATATTGCAAATGAACGTTTGTATACAGCGATTGCGACCTTCTTCTTCATGTTCAATCTCACGAACTTTTTCCTGTTTCTGTTCAACCTGATTCCATTACCACCTCTGGACGGTTATCGGGTTCTGGAAGAGTTATTACCGCCCTCTATTAGTCGCAAGCTACAGGGCGTGGAGCAATGGTCTATTCTTATTTTCTTGCTTATTCTTATCGTACCTCCGTTACGCGATGTAACGATTAATCCGTTATACATGTTGGCATACAGTATGTATGACGATTTTGGAAATCTAATTAGAGGTCTATTTTAG
- the prmA gene encoding 50S ribosomal protein L11 methyltransferase: MLWHELTIHTTEEAVEMISNFLHEAGAGGVSIEESGTLNKKRDAPYGEWYEFPLNDIPEGFAEIKGYFSEDTDMEALQAEVRPRIEQLAEFDINVGDVRYETRTVDENDWADAWKKYFKPVRVSERLTIKPTWEEYTPESPDEKIIELDPGMAFGTGTHPTTSLCLRTLETVIQGGEEVIDVGTGSGILAIGAVQLGAKHVLALDLDPVAVSSAKENAHLNGLDNRITVKESDLLSVLGSEDPTLGVKLPVKVIVANILAEIIMLFVDDVYNALEPGGVYIASGIWKNKEQLVHDGLIAAGFEISAVHRDEDWLAYVARKR; this comes from the coding sequence ATGTTATGGCATGAACTAACAATACATACTACCGAAGAAGCGGTGGAGATGATTTCGAATTTTTTGCATGAAGCAGGTGCTGGAGGGGTTTCAATTGAAGAGTCCGGTACTTTAAATAAAAAGCGTGATGCACCCTATGGTGAGTGGTATGAATTTCCCTTGAATGATATTCCTGAAGGTTTTGCTGAGATCAAAGGGTATTTTTCCGAAGACACAGACATGGAAGCATTACAGGCAGAAGTGCGCCCAAGAATTGAGCAACTTGCTGAATTCGATATAAATGTGGGTGACGTGCGTTATGAGACAAGAACGGTTGATGAGAACGACTGGGCAGATGCTTGGAAAAAGTATTTTAAACCTGTGCGTGTGTCAGAACGTCTGACGATCAAACCTACATGGGAGGAGTACACTCCAGAAAGCCCAGACGAAAAAATTATCGAGCTTGACCCAGGCATGGCCTTTGGTACGGGGACTCACCCAACAACTTCACTCTGTTTGCGTACACTGGAAACGGTGATCCAAGGCGGAGAAGAAGTCATTGATGTCGGAACAGGTTCAGGCATTCTTGCCATTGGCGCGGTACAACTTGGGGCGAAGCATGTTCTAGCTTTAGATTTGGATCCAGTGGCTGTATCCAGCGCGAAGGAAAATGCACATCTAAACGGACTTGATAATCGTATCACCGTGAAGGAAAGTGATCTATTGTCTGTATTGGGTAGCGAAGACCCAACGCTTGGTGTTAAACTCCCAGTCAAAGTCATTGTAGCTAATATTCTTGCGGAGATCATCATGCTGTTTGTGGACGATGTCTATAATGCTCTTGAACCAGGAGGCGTTTATATTGCTTCAGGTATCTGGAAAAATAAAGAGCAGTTAGTTCATGATGGACTCATTGCCGCTGGGTTTGAAATTAGTGCCGTTCACCGTGATGAGGACTGGCTGGCGTACGTAGCTAGGAAGAGGTAA
- a CDS encoding YfhD family protein, with the protein MAEHERPGKILTKTEKMKRLQSAKNEDVEFSSEAADHEDVEALRRSEAADRRQGRELHD; encoded by the coding sequence ATGGCAGAACATGAACGCCCGGGCAAAATTTTGACGAAGACCGAGAAAATGAAACGATTGCAATCTGCAAAAAATGAAGATGTGGAATTTAGTAGTGAGGCAGCCGATCATGAAGACGTAGAGGCATTGCGTCGGAGTGAGGCAGCTGATCGTCGTCAAGGAAGAGAGCTGCATGACTGA